The proteins below come from a single Edaphobacter acidisoli genomic window:
- a CDS encoding SDR family oxidoreductase — protein MNITGNTILITGGGSGIGRALAEAFHSLGNKVIIAGRRRQALDETTAANPGMASIQLNIEDPVDIQSVATQLSKDHPTLNTVIHNAGIMRPENLLAPNLADSEATIATNLLGPIRLTAALLPQLEKQPSAAILTVSSGLAFIPMAVTPTYCATKAAIHSWSQSLRYQLKSTKVQIIEIAPPYVQTELMGSAQASDPRAMPLKDFIAEVIQILKTQPNATEVLVERVKPLRFAEAAGPEKYTAFFNQFNDAMNHPH, from the coding sequence ATGAACATTACCGGCAACACCATCCTCATCACCGGCGGAGGCTCCGGCATCGGCCGCGCCCTCGCTGAAGCCTTCCACTCCCTCGGAAATAAAGTCATCATTGCTGGTCGCCGCCGCCAGGCGCTCGACGAAACCACCGCCGCCAACCCCGGCATGGCATCCATTCAGCTCAACATCGAAGACCCCGTCGACATCCAGAGCGTCGCCACGCAGCTCAGCAAAGACCACCCAACCCTCAACACCGTCATCCACAACGCCGGCATCATGCGCCCCGAAAACCTCCTCGCGCCCAACCTCGCCGACTCCGAAGCCACCATCGCCACCAACCTCCTCGGCCCCATTCGCCTCACCGCTGCCCTACTGCCACAACTTGAAAAACAGCCCAGCGCAGCCATCCTCACCGTCAGCTCCGGTCTCGCCTTCATTCCAATGGCCGTCACTCCCACCTACTGCGCCACCAAAGCCGCCATCCACTCCTGGAGCCAGTCCCTCCGCTATCAGCTCAAATCCACCAAAGTCCAGATCATCGAAATCGCCCCACCCTACGTCCAGACCGAGCTGATGGGCTCCGCTCAAGCCTCCGACCCGCGCGCCATGCCGCTCAAAGACTTCATCGCCGAAGTCATCCAGATTCTCAAGACTCAACCCAACGCCACCGAAGTCCTCGTTGAACGAGTCAAACCCCTCCGCTTCGCCGAAGCCGCCGGCCCCGAAAAATACACAGCCTTCTTCAACCAGTTCAACGACGCCATGAATCACCCACACTAG